In Podarcis muralis chromosome 14, rPodMur119.hap1.1, whole genome shotgun sequence, one genomic interval encodes:
- the DET1 gene encoding DET1 homolog isoform X1: MDHEAPTIRPRRIQNQNVIYRLERRRITSGKTGTHWHQVRIFHQNVFPNFTVVNVEKPPCFLRKFSPDGRYFIAFSSDQTSLEIYEYQGCQAAEDLLQGYDGEILANGNDQRSINIRGRLFERFFVLLHITNVASNGEHLNRECSLFTDDCRYVIVGSAAYLPEEPHPPFFEVYRNSESVTPNPRSPLEDYSLHIIDLHTGRLCDTRTFKCDKVILSHNQGLYLYKNILAILSVQQQTIHVFQVTPEGTFIDVRTIGRFCYEDDLLTLSAVYPEVQRDSQTGMANPYKEPFINSLKHRLLVYLWRRAEQDGSAIAKRRFFQYFDQLRQLRMWKMQLLDENHLFIKYTSEDVVTLRVTDPSQPSFFVVYNMVTTEVIAVFENTSDELLELFENFCDLFRNATLHSEAVQFPCSASSNNFARQIQRRFKDTIVNAKYGGHTEAVRRLLGQLPISAQSYSGSPYLDLSLFSYDDKWVSVMERPKTCGDHPIRFYARDSGLLKFEIQAGLLGRPINHTVRRLVAFTFHPFEPFAISVQRTNAEYVVNFHMRHSCT, translated from the exons ATGGATCATGAGGCCCCAACTATCAGGCCTCGTCGGATCCAGAACCAGAACGTCATCTACCGTCTAGAACGTCGAAGGATCACCTCTGGCAAGACTGGCACCCACTGGCACCAGGTGCGCATCTTCCACCAAAATGTCTTCCCCAATTTTACCGTGGTCAATGTTGAAAAACCACCCTGCTTCTTACGGAAGTTCTCCCCTGATGGGAGGTACTTCATTGCCTTCTCCTCAGATCAGACTTCACTGGAGATCTATGAGTATCAAGggtgtcaggcagcagaggaccTCCTCCAGGGCTACGATGGGGAGATCTTGGCTAACGGCAATGACCAGCGGTCCATCAACATCCGCGGGCGACTCTTTGAACGTTTCTTTGTCCTCCTTCACATTACCAATGTGGCCTCTAATGGCGAGCACTTGAACCGTGAATGTAGCTTGTTCACAGATGATTGTCGCTATGTCATTGTTGGCTCTGCTGCCTATTTGCCTGAGGAGCCCCACCCTCCCTTTTTTGAGGTTTACCGCAACAGTGAATCAGTGACACCTAACCCCAGGTCACCTTTGGAAGATTACTCTTTGCACATCATAGACCTTCACACAGGCAGGCTTTGTGATACCAGGACGTTCAAATGTGATAAAGTCATATTGTCCCACAACCAAGGGCTCTACCTATATAAAAATATCCTGGCCATTCTGTCTGTACAGCAGCAAACCATCCATGTATTTCAGGTAACACCTGAGGGCACCTTTATTGATGTACGAACCATAGGCCGCTTTTGCTATGAAGATGACCTCCTCACTCTCTCTGCTGTCTATCCAGAGGTTCAGCGGGATTCTCAGACAGGCATGGCGAACCCATACAAAGAACCGTTCATAAATTCTTTGAAGCACAGGCTGCTGGTCTACTTGTGGCGAAGGGCAGAACAGGATGGGAGTGCTATAGCTAAAAGGAGGTTCTTCCAGTATTTTGACCAGCTGAGGCAGCTTCGCATGTGGAAAATGCAGCTCTTGGATGAGAACCATCTCTTCATCAAATACACAAGTGAAGATGTGGTCACGTTACGGGTGACAGACCCTTCACAG CCTTCGTTTTTTGTTGTGTACAACATGGTGACCACCGAGGTGATTGCTGTATTTGAGAACACGTCGGACGAGCTGCTGGAACTCTTCGAGAACTTCTGCGACCTTTTCCGGAATGCCACACTGCACAGCGAGGCGGTCCAGTTCCCCTGCTCGGCCTCAAGCAACAATTTCGCCAGGCAAATCCAACGCCG ATTCAAGGACACCATTGTGAATGCAAAGTACGGTGGGCACACGGAAGCCGTGCGGCGGCTGCTGGGGCAGCTTCCCATCAGCGCTCAGTCCTACAGTGGCAGCCCCTACCTCGACCTCTCCCTCTTCAGTTACGACGACAAGTGGGTGTCTGTCATGGAGCGCCCCAAGACGTGTGGGGACCACCCTATCAG GTTCTATGCCCGAGATTCCGGGCTTCTAAAGTTTGAAATCCAAGCGGGACTCCTGGGCCGGCCCATCAATCACACCGTCCGACGCCTGGTTGCATTCACCTTCCACCCTTTCGAGCCCTTTGCTATTTCGGTGCAGCGGACTAATGCAGAATATGTTGTAAACTTCCATATGAGACACAGCTGCACGTAG
- the DET1 gene encoding DET1 homolog isoform X2: MDHEAPTIRPRRIQNQNVIYRLERRRITSGKTGTHWHQVRIFHQNVFPNFTVVNVEKPPCFLRKFSPDGRYFIAFSSDQTSLEIYEYQGCQAAEDLLQGYDGEILANGNDQRSINIRGRLFERFFVLLHITNVASNGEHLNRECSLFTDDCRYVIVGSAAYLPEEPHPPFFEVYRNSESVTPNPRSPLEDYSLHIIDLHTGRLCDTRTFKCDKVILSHNQGLYLYKNILAILSVQQQTIHVFQVTPEGTFIDVRTIGRFCYEDDLLTLSAVYPEVQRDSQTGMANPYKEPFINSLKHRLLVYLWRRAEQDGSAIAKRRFFQYFDQLRQLRMWKMQLLDENHLFIKYTSEDVVTLRVTDPSQPSFFVVYNMVTTEVIAVFENTSDELLELFENFCDLFRNATLHSEAVQFPCSASSNNFARQIQRRFYARDSGLLKFEIQAGLLGRPINHTVRRLVAFTFHPFEPFAISVQRTNAEYVVNFHMRHSCT; encoded by the exons ATGGATCATGAGGCCCCAACTATCAGGCCTCGTCGGATCCAGAACCAGAACGTCATCTACCGTCTAGAACGTCGAAGGATCACCTCTGGCAAGACTGGCACCCACTGGCACCAGGTGCGCATCTTCCACCAAAATGTCTTCCCCAATTTTACCGTGGTCAATGTTGAAAAACCACCCTGCTTCTTACGGAAGTTCTCCCCTGATGGGAGGTACTTCATTGCCTTCTCCTCAGATCAGACTTCACTGGAGATCTATGAGTATCAAGggtgtcaggcagcagaggaccTCCTCCAGGGCTACGATGGGGAGATCTTGGCTAACGGCAATGACCAGCGGTCCATCAACATCCGCGGGCGACTCTTTGAACGTTTCTTTGTCCTCCTTCACATTACCAATGTGGCCTCTAATGGCGAGCACTTGAACCGTGAATGTAGCTTGTTCACAGATGATTGTCGCTATGTCATTGTTGGCTCTGCTGCCTATTTGCCTGAGGAGCCCCACCCTCCCTTTTTTGAGGTTTACCGCAACAGTGAATCAGTGACACCTAACCCCAGGTCACCTTTGGAAGATTACTCTTTGCACATCATAGACCTTCACACAGGCAGGCTTTGTGATACCAGGACGTTCAAATGTGATAAAGTCATATTGTCCCACAACCAAGGGCTCTACCTATATAAAAATATCCTGGCCATTCTGTCTGTACAGCAGCAAACCATCCATGTATTTCAGGTAACACCTGAGGGCACCTTTATTGATGTACGAACCATAGGCCGCTTTTGCTATGAAGATGACCTCCTCACTCTCTCTGCTGTCTATCCAGAGGTTCAGCGGGATTCTCAGACAGGCATGGCGAACCCATACAAAGAACCGTTCATAAATTCTTTGAAGCACAGGCTGCTGGTCTACTTGTGGCGAAGGGCAGAACAGGATGGGAGTGCTATAGCTAAAAGGAGGTTCTTCCAGTATTTTGACCAGCTGAGGCAGCTTCGCATGTGGAAAATGCAGCTCTTGGATGAGAACCATCTCTTCATCAAATACACAAGTGAAGATGTGGTCACGTTACGGGTGACAGACCCTTCACAG CCTTCGTTTTTTGTTGTGTACAACATGGTGACCACCGAGGTGATTGCTGTATTTGAGAACACGTCGGACGAGCTGCTGGAACTCTTCGAGAACTTCTGCGACCTTTTCCGGAATGCCACACTGCACAGCGAGGCGGTCCAGTTCCCCTGCTCGGCCTCAAGCAACAATTTCGCCAGGCAAATCCAACGCCG GTTCTATGCCCGAGATTCCGGGCTTCTAAAGTTTGAAATCCAAGCGGGACTCCTGGGCCGGCCCATCAATCACACCGTCCGACGCCTGGTTGCATTCACCTTCCACCCTTTCGAGCCCTTTGCTATTTCGGTGCAGCGGACTAATGCAGAATATGTTGTAAACTTCCATATGAGACACAGCTGCACGTAG